The sequence below is a genomic window from Eleginops maclovinus isolate JMC-PN-2008 ecotype Puerto Natales chromosome 20, JC_Emac_rtc_rv5, whole genome shotgun sequence.
attggtaaattcctcggtaaaataagtatttggtcacctacaaacaagcaagatttctggctctcacagacctgtaacttcttctttaagagactcctctgtcctccactcgttacctgtattaatggcacctttttgaactcgttatcagtataaaagacacctgtccacaacctcaaacagtcatactccaaactccactatggccaagaccaaagagctgtcaaaggagaccagagacaaaattgtagacctgcaccaggctgggaaaactgaatctgcaataggtaagcagcttggtgtgaagaaatcaactgtgggagcaattatttgaaaatggaagacatacaagaccactgctaatctccctcgatctggggctccacgcaagatctcaccccgtggagtcaaaatgatcacaagaacggtgagcaaaaatcccagaaccacacggggggacctagtgaatgacctgcagagagctgggaccaaagtaacagaggctaccatcagtaacacactacgccgccagggacttcaatcctgcagttccagacgtgtccccctgcttaagccagtacatgtccaggcccgtctgaagtttgctagagggcatttggatgatccagaagaggattgggagaatgtcatatggtcagatgaaaccaaaatagaactttttggtaaaaactcaactcgtcgtgtttggaggagaaagaatgcagagttgcatccaaagaacaccatacctactgtgaagcatgggggtggaaacatcatgttttggggctgtttttctgcaaagggaccaggacgactgatccgtgtaaaggaaagaatgaatggggccatgtatcgtgagattttgagtgaaaacctccttcaatcagcaagggcactgaagatgaagcgtggctgggtctttcagcatgacaatgatcccaaacacaccgccagggcaacgaaggagtggcttcgtaagaagcatttcaaggtcctggagtggcctagccagtctccagatctcaaccccatagaaaatctttggagggagttgaaagtccgtgttgcccagcgacaaccccaaaacatcactgctttagaggagatctgcatggaggaatgggccaaaataccagcaaccgTGTGTGAAAActttgtgaagacttacagaaaacgtttgacctctgtcattgccaacaaagggtatataccaaagtattgagatgaacttttgttattgaccaaatacttattttccacaatcatttgaaaataaattctttaaaaatcctacaatgtgattttctggatttttttttctcattttgtctctcatagttgaggtatacctatgataaaaattacaggcctctctcatcttttcaaatgggagaacttgcacaattggtggctgactaaatacttttttgccccactgtattttcTCCTACAACTCTTTTGTGGTTGCATtgttcctcttttctttgtcttctgaaggACCTTGTTGTCATCAGTCAAATCTCAGCTGTGCTCtaatggaaaatggaaaaaaacattaagaaataaaTTCATCATTAATACAGCCAACCAAATTTGTATCTGCAGTTCGCTTGATTTACTTTTGCTAATATGAATCACATATCATCATCACTCACCATTTAGAAAAATCGGGGATTTACAGCCAATCTCCCTCATCTTTTGGTCAAAAAGGGCCTTCATCTCCCTCTGCAGGGTGCCTTCACGTGGCTCTGCCCCAGCTGGCAGACAGGATGGTACAAACTCCAGGCTGTCTGTGCTGCCGCCACTGCCGCTGGACGtgctgtcagacagacagaggccGTTGGGGATTGGCCTCACCTGGCTGCTGTAACTGTTGTAGTTTTGTGCTCCTTGCGTCTGCCAGGGGACAGCAGGCTTACGGTTTACCGTAGGTGTCTGAGCAGATGCAGTTGATTTTCGAGGGCAACTACGTGAGCGGGCCTTTGTTCGTATTGGTGTAAACTGTCTGGGTGTGGCTGGAGCCTCTAAGGTCCGTCTCATCCTGGCAGGGGACGCCGAAGGGATAAGTGGAGAGGATATTTCTTCGGGCTGATGCAGATGCTGTGGCATGGGTCGAGGCAGAGGCTGAGGTCGATGCAGAGACAGTGTATCAGTCTGAATTTGAGTGTCTGTTGGTTGCTCAGGTTTAATAGCAGTGAACTCTTCAGTCTCTGGTTCTGTTGGTAAGTCCTCAAACTGTTCAGGATTCTTTGGCTCAAACCTCTGGACTGTCTCCTGCTCAGCACAGTGTGACTCCGACTGTTCATCAAGTTCATTCTCCCACTCTTCTTGAATAGAATTTTGGCTGTCATTAACAGGACCCTCACAAGAAGCCTGGGGTGAGGTCTCAAGGTCAAAGCTGTCTTCTCTTGCACAGGGAGCAGCCCCCATGTGGTAGGAGTCAGTGGAGGACATCCGGCTGAAGATTCCCCTTCTTGCCCCCGATGGTTCATGAATTTTAACTCGGTGCGCTCTTCTCAAAGGCTCACTCATGGCCCCTTTTAGGATAGCAGTCTTGGCTGCTGGGCCTTGTACTAGAGGAAACATTTCTCCATTCCTGCTGTCCTGAGAAATGGTATCCAGATCCCTGCGGAAGAACAGACCACGTCCGTCTTCTGAGGACTGGACAGAGGAATCTAGAGAAGTCTGCTTTTGAGGACCTTTCATATGCTTCTGAGCTGCTTTTTGGATGTGTTTTCTAGCCGCATTCACCGCATTTGTGGGTTTCATCTGTGTCACAAAAGACACCAATGGTTTAAAGACAGAGTTGTTAGATAAAGATGAAATTCAATTTGAGTTAATTACGATAACCTTACCTTTAATGACGTGTCAACGACAGCGACATGAACAAAGATGGATGACTCCGCCATCCCCTCTAGGTACACATGCCGATAACCTGCacattttgcataacatttcTTACCTTAAGccacatttttgttatattattggATTTGTTAATTTTACTTTATTGCTGGGAGTTTGCATCTGGGAGTCTGTCCAAAAAACGAAAAACTAGACGACATGGTATGATCCCTGACCCTTGCAGCGTGGTATTGTTTGTCGCATTGCAAAAGTCTGCATATCAGATTTCCCATCAAGTATACCTGGCATCAAGCTGCTGAGAGCAACAGTTCTCTGTCCAATGAACTCTCGTCCAAGAGGATTATGATCCCACACATGGAAACGCACCAGAGCGATCTGTGGCATTTTAATGTTGAAGACAAGGGTCTCCTCCCACATTGGATTGAAACCTGAAAGACAGTTAAACAGTAGTcacaaaaagggaaacattgtTGTGTCGATGGTGGTTATGAGATTATGAGATTAGACATACCATTATCATCCACCACCTTGGTTTGCTGCTTGGAACAATCCACATGTAGACCAACTATCTCAACCTCAACATAGGGATCAATAAtctgcaagaagaaaaaaataagtaagagcattttagtgatgaaaaatatattttttaatagtttgtcCTATCGCCTATTTAGATATTCTTAAAAGAGCAGCATGTTCACCTCTCCTCTGTCCCCAAACATTGAGTCTTTGGGTTTAGGAATCTGCTGCCCGCTGATGATCTTCAGCACTAACTGAATCTTTCTGGTTCCTTGTAGGGGACTTTCTAACATGGGGTTAAAGGCACctgaggaaaaaacaaacacaattaacTACCAGACAcagaatgttgtttttcactttagGCAATCTGCATATAAACATACCTTTGCACATAACCTTTGGCCTTAGAATATATCCACAGTTTCCATTGCTTGAGAACTTGGCTCGGTTCAGATCAAGCATACGGCCCTCTGTTTGATAATTCAGTGCaactaaaataaaagacataaaaacaaatgaaatactgcTGCAGGACTTAATAAAACCTCTCATTGTAACTTTAAAGTAGGCATCAATGGATTCTCTGTGACCGTCTTACCCATATGGCATCCTGCGTTCCAGTACAGTTGTGGGTTGAAGTTGCTTGAGTCCACTCTGTAGTTGGACGGGTAGACTCTTATAAGTTGGCGTTGATTGAAACGAACCAACTCGGCTGCTTTCAGCTGTAAGATCTGGTTCATAACAGTCTCGTTGAGGGATGATACCTGCCAACTGTTTTCAAATGCTagcacaataaacacaacattaaacattcattgcttaaatattttattgacgTATGTTtgatgttcacattttgaaGACCCTTTACCTTGTGTTTCTATGTCATGCACACGGACGGATTTTGTGTACTTGACCAGGTCAGAAAGATGTCGGGACAACCTcattgttttcctcttcctgaAGAGATAGTTATAGACATACAGTCAGTTTAACTAACAATACtcacaaaatgaaatgactaAAAGTGTTTATTTCTATGACAACTCTTACTTAGGATGGTAAACTATTTGTGCCTTCTCCTTGCTGTGGTCTGACTCGCCATCAgatattgtcttgtttttcattcgtaacctttttttcctctgaaaaAATAGACATTGATTGCAGTTTCTCTAGTGGCTGGGAAAATGTAGGATGAGCCATCTAAtataatatttagaaaataagcAAGCGGCTGACCTTTTGTTTGAAACTCGTTATAATGGATTTGCCAAatcgtcttttttttttcctttgatttATAGAGTTAACGATACTTCCGTCctaaaaaagtcaaacataagGCATTATCAcaccaatcaatcaaccaatcaaccaatcaatcaaccaatcaatcaatcaatcaatcaatcaatcaatcaatcattcattcactcattcagtcagtcagtcagtgtctctgtctgtctgtctgtctgtctgtctgtctgtctgtctgtctgtctgtctgtctgtctgtctgtctgtctgtctgtctgtctgtctgtctgtctgtctgtctgtccgctCGTCCGTCCGTCCGCTCGTCCGTCTGTCCGcccgtccgtccatccatcttTGCCTGTGGATTAtcatcctcatcttcttcctcctcctcttcctcatcaccGGTGTCTTCATCGGACACATCACCCTCCTCTGCATTAGGATCTAGGTTTGCTGGCAGTTTTTTACCCtggaaaacatgaataattaaatattataagtaagtttgtttttgtgctttttttttatgttcttttggCTGCCGATGTTCAAAAACAACTCACCTTGACTAAAACCTTCCCTTTAAGAAACTCAGGGGAAGGCAACTTCTTGCATTCATGTACATTGACACTGGACAGATCAAGTTTGTCCTGTAGCACCTCCTTCAGATACTCAGCCATCTTTTTTTGCTGAGGCACAGTGCAGTGGTTCTCTATGGACAAGATCACTGGGTACCTGGAGGGGCAAGGCGATGACACCTGAATCAACATGAATGATGCTGTTTATTGTGAAAGCTTGAAAAAAACAGTACTGCACTCACGGTGATTTTGTGAAGGCATATTTGTTAATAGTCTCAATGACTTCTTTAAAGGGAATTTTGGATGTCAAGGTGTAGCCGTGATGAATAATGGGCTCCCCATCAGGCCCGTCCCAGCAGTCCACTGCAATTGGAGGAGTAAATAAGAGAAGAAGCTATAAAAGACGTGTGAGTCACATTGTCTGTAATGTCATAAAATCACAGTGAAGAGAGCTACAGCTCTGTTTTTAGGCTCTTACCCTCCACACAGCGACAGCCTGCCTGCAGAACATAGGCGTACATTTCCACTCGAGACTGAGAGAGCAGCTGGTCTCCTGTCAGGTAGGTGTTGTGTGAAGTGGCAATGAAGTAGTTGGTCAGAGGCTGCGTCATGTCCTGGTGCACCTGATTGTGCTCGGGGTTAAAAATATCACCTGCCGGGCTCCTCATGAAGTTGGTAAAACCTTAAGAAAGGGAGAGTCAGTGCAGgtgtattatttgtttgtttgttgcgTGTCAGGTTTAAgtgaaatatactgtatgtgaaattACTAATGCATTGTTATATAGTTCGTAATAAATAATTTCCCCGTACCATCAATACCCAGCACTGATCGCTGCAGGTTCTCATGACATGGCTCAAACTGGGTTAATATGTCGACTAGATACTCTTTGGGCAAACCTCGCATCTGCAAATAAAACATCAGGAATGTTATTTTTGGCTTACCTCATCTGACATTTTACACGtatgttaaatacatgttattataaagtaggacattttcttttatgattGCTTTAAGCTGTTTTCTATCAATTCTTAAAACTTAAAACAAAGTTTGCCATTTTAAGCTTGTAATTAATTATTTTGGAACAAAACATTTGTCAACAATGAACACTACTACACGGAGGGTACCTACACATCAACAATACATTGAATGACTAGCCtattgatgaaaacatgaaacgTGTAACATCTTGAGTTTATCAACTGTACatgatatacaaacacacatatggaAAGCTTCactcttttttacattttgttggtATACCTTCTGTTCGTTTTCCAGAAAGCGTGCGAGGTCGTGAAGATCCAGGACTTCTTTCTGATTGCTGTAGGAGATCATTATCAGGTAAAGGTCTCTGCGAGTGGAAATCATCTTGTAGAACGCACAGAATTCTTCAAAGCCCAGCGAGCCCTGGTTCTTGTCTGTGTCTGCTTCCTACAGATAACGACAAAAAGTATTTTACGAGCAagaaataattcacattttgtgaTTTGAGATAACAACCCTGCCAAAGAAAACATGTACCACTTTAGAACCATCTGAAGGATATATGTATCTCTCTCTCCATCTAACATGATGGATCTCATTCACCGAGATTATCATCATTATCAGGAGGAGAGGACGGAGAGCTACTGAACTAAAGCAATACTGCAGTGAAACTAAAGCCATCTGTTCAGCGAGGGCCATATGGCCTTCCTGTGGCACTCTCTTGTACTTTCATGCCAAAATAGTGTATTTACACATTAGTTTGCTGGTTTCATCACCATCCTTTTATCTTACAGCGTCTCTAGAATGATGTGAAGATCAAACAAAAACCTTCCTGCAATTTactttcctgttttactttctGTAGCCAGTTTGTACATTAAGAAAGTGTGTCTGcccaataaaaacagtaaataaaaaaataattgcctTACAGTTCTATCTTGCAGAGGCTGTCTGggttttagttttgtttgaaaGCATTTTCTGCTGAATGCAATTTATTTGCCATGCAcaaacctatttatttattttctactttgttCCAGACAGAAATATCTAAACAGGTATCAGATGGATTTACACCGCATTCTACACAGACATCTTTAGTGTCTGTAGTAGGCACTTGTAGTGTAGCTATGTTTCcataattaaaaaaggcaatatTTCCAGTTACAAGAAATAAAGTACTACATTTCTGAAGATACAAAAGTAAGCTACAGAGGTAGCTTTAACTTTAGGTCATGCTCAGTAGATACATGTCAGTTTGCATGATCAACCTTTGTCTTACTTGAAACATCTGCCTGACTTTCTCCTTGGGTAAATTCACATTTAGTTTGTGGAGCAGCTGG
It includes:
- the plch2b gene encoding 1-phosphatidylinositol 4,5-bisphosphate phosphodiesterase eta-2 gives rise to the protein MGQESWTQMYSSGMTSTPAMAPLSPGPSGTPPRSPLSTRKTTFQSLGSLTSGVMSPSLGKGSSYQARKASISLNSSNPSIMSSSKLWQKASISRLAEEFFWIGGSVVAQPTWRLGQMVERCMCTMQVGTQMTKMKGKKKGLVRFFYLDEHKSCIRWRPSRKHDKAKISIDSIHEVCEGKKSEMFRRYADNRFDPNYCFSIYYGERVKSLDLVSNNAEEARTWITGLKYLMAGISDEDSFTRRQRTRDQWLQQTFSEADKNGDGTLSIGEVHQLLHKLNVNLPKEKVRQMFQEADTDKNQGSLGFEEFCAFYKMISTRRDLYLIMISYSNQKEVLDLHDLARFLENEQKMRGLPKEYLVDILTQFEPCHENLQRSVLGIDGFTNFMRSPAGDIFNPEHNQVHQDMTQPLTNYFIATSHNTYLTGDQLLSQSRVEMYAYVLQAGCRCVEVDCWDGPDGEPIIHHGYTLTSKIPFKEVIETINKYAFTKSPYPVILSIENHCTVPQQKKMAEYLKEVLQDKLDLSSVNVHECKKLPSPEFLKGKVLVKGKKLPANLDPNAEEGDVSDEDTGDEEEEEEEDEDDNPQDGSIVNSINQRKKKRRFGKSIITSFKQKRKKRLRMKNKTISDGESDHSKEKAQIVYHPKKRKTMRLSRHLSDLVKYTKSVRVHDIETQAFENSWQVSSLNETVMNQILQLKAAELVRFNQRQLIRVYPSNYRVDSSNFNPQLYWNAGCHMVALNYQTEGRMLDLNRAKFSSNGNCGYILRPKVMCKGAFNPMLESPLQGTRKIQLVLKIISGQQIPKPKDSMFGDRGEIIDPYVEVEIVGLHVDCSKQQTKVVDDNGFNPMWEETLVFNIKMPQIALVRFHVWDHNPLGREFIGQRTVALSSLMPGYRHVYLEGMAESSIFVHVAVVDTSLKMKPTNAVNAARKHIQKAAQKHMKGPQKQTSLDSSVQSSEDGRGLFFRRDLDTISQDSRNGEMFPLVQGPAAKTAILKGAMSEPLRRAHRVKIHEPSGARRGIFSRMSSTDSYHMGAAPCAREDSFDLETSPQASCEGPVNDSQNSIQEEWENELDEQSESHCAEQETVQRFEPKNPEQFEDLPTEPETEEFTAIKPEQPTDTQIQTDTLSLHRPQPLPRPMPQHLHQPEEISSPLIPSASPARMRRTLEAPATPRQFTPIRTKARSRSCPRKSTASAQTPTVNRKPAVPWQTQGAQNYNSYSSQVRPIPNGLCLSDSTSSGSGGSTDSLEFVPSCLPAGAEPREGTLQREMKALFDQKMREIGCKSPIFLNEHS